AGATAATCTGCCGCTATCATCGTATCTTCATCATGTTCAACCACAATCAAGGTGTTTCCGATATCACGCATGTTTTGCAGTGTTCCTATTAAGCGGTCGTTATCACGTTGATGAAGTCCAATCGATGGTTCGTCTAGTATGTAGAGAACACCTGTTAACTTAGAACCAATTTGGGTAGCCAAACGAATCCGCTGTGCTTCTCCTCCTGAAAGAGTACCTGCAGCTCGTCCTAAGCTCAAGTAATCTAGTCCAACATTCATAAGGAATCCAAGCCGCTCTCGAATTTCTTGGAAAATTAATTTTCCGATTTGCATTTCTTTGTCCGTTAATTTTAATTCATTAAAGAACTGATTGGATTCTTCAATCGATAACTCTGTTAGTTGGGAAATATGGCGTCCTGAAATAAGAACAGCTAAAGTTTCCTTCTTTAAACGATGACCTTTACAGACCTGGCATGGCTGCTCGCCCATATATTTCTCCATTTGCTCCCGAATCCAATCAGAGCTGGTCTCTTTATAGCGGCGTTCTACATTACGTATGACACCCTCAAATTCAATATGACCTTCACGGATCTGTCCAAAATCATTCTCATAGCGGAAATAAATTTTATCACCTTTGGATCCATAAAGAACTTTTTCGATAAGGTGGGGAGGGATGTCCTTGAAAGGCATGTCCATATCTACCCCATAATGATTGCATACCGCTTCAAGAAGCTGCGGATAATACTGCGAGCTAGTTGGCTCCCATGGAGCAATCGCATGCTGTTTTAATGATAATTCCTTATTCGGTATCACAAGGTCAACATCGACTTCGAGCTTTGAACCAAGTCCATCACACTCAGGACAGGCACCAAAAGGGCTATTAAACGAAAACATTCTCGGTTCTAATTCACCGATTGAAAAACCACAATGTGGACAGGCATGGTTTTCACTGAAAAGAAGCTCCTCTTCTCCAATAACATCGACAATAACCTTTCCTTCGCCTAGACGTAAGGCCGTTTCAAGCGAGTCTGCAATTCTCGCGGAAATCCCTTCCTTTACGACTATGCGGTCAATTACAACTTCAATGGAATGCTTTTTGTTCTTGTCTAAAACAATCTCATCACCAAGGTCAAGCATTTCTCCGTTGACACGAACTCGTACGTAACCTTGTTTTTTTATATCCTCTAATACTTTAACATGCATTCCTTTTCGTCCAGAAATGACGGGAGCAAGGATTTGCATTTTGGTTCGCTCTGGGTATTCCATGATTCTGTCTACCATTTGTTCAATCGTTTGTGAGGAGATTTCGATATTGTGGATTGGACATGTTGGTCTGCCGACGCGGGCAAAGAGTAAGCGCAAATAATCATAAATTTCCGTCACCGTCCCCACGGTTGAACGTGGGTTTTTGCTTGTTGTTTTTTGATCAATTGAAATTGCAGGAGACAATCCTTCAATGGAATCAACATCAGGTTTATCCATCTGCCCTAAGAATTGTCGTGCGTATGCAGATAATGACTCTACATAGCGGCGCTGTCCTTCCGCGTATATCGTATCAAATGCAAGGGAGGACTTTCCTGAACCAGAAAGTCCTGTGATCACAACAAGCTTATCTCTCGGAATGGTGACATCTATATTTTTTAAATTATGGGCTCTGGCGCCTTTTACAATCAATTTATCCATCGCCATGGTTACGTCATCCTTCCGCTTTTAACTCTAATAATAAATCACGAAGCTCAGCTGCACGTTCAAAATTAAGCGCTTTTGCTTCTGCTTTCATTTCTTTTTCCATTGTAGCAATCAGCTTATCTCTATCCTTCTTCGACATCTTACCAAAGGATGCTGCTGGTTTGTAATCTTCCTGTTCCTCGGCTGCATGGGTGGCACGAATAGCCTCGCGAATTCCCTTTTGAATCGTCATAGGAGTAATGCCATGCTTTTTATTATATTCTTCTTGGATTTTGCGACGCTCTCTTGTTACATTAATCGCGATTTCCATCGAATTTGTTATTTTGTCCGCATACAAAATGACATGACCATTGGAATTACGTGCTGCTCGGCCAATGGTTTGGATTAATGAACGTTCCGAACGGAGGAAGCCTTCCTTATCGGCATCGAGAATCGTAATCAGAGAAACCTCAGGAATATCCAGTCCCTCTCTGAGCAGGTTGATTCCGACGAGGACATCATACTTGCCGAGCCGGAGCTCGCGAATAATCTCAATCCGTTCAAGTGTTTTTACTTCTGAATGCAAATATTGAACTTTAATACCAATTTCTTTTAAATAGTCCGTTAGGTCCTCTGACATTTTCTTTGTTAAAGTCGTTATAAGCACACGTTCATTAACTTTTATGCGTTCATGAATTTCTGCGATAATATCATCGATTTGCCCTTCGATAGGGCGAATTTCAATCGTAGGGTCAAGTAATCCAGTTGGTCGAATGATTTGCTGAACCATTTCTGGCGTATGCTCTATCTCATATGGACCTGGTGTAGCTGAAACAAAGATAGCATTGTGAACATGCTTTTCAAACTCATCAAAGGTCAACGGTCGGTTATCAAGCGCTGAAGGCAGACGGAAGCCGTGGTCAACAAGCACTTGTTTCCGGGCTCGATCACCATTGAACATCCCTCTTACTTGAGGCAAGGTAACATGTGACTCATCCACAACCATTAGAAAATCTTCTGGGAAGTA
This Neobacillus sp. YX16 DNA region includes the following protein-coding sequences:
- the uvrA gene encoding excinuclease ABC subunit UvrA, which encodes MAMDKLIVKGARAHNLKNIDVTIPRDKLVVITGLSGSGKSSLAFDTIYAEGQRRYVESLSAYARQFLGQMDKPDVDSIEGLSPAISIDQKTTSKNPRSTVGTVTEIYDYLRLLFARVGRPTCPIHNIEISSQTIEQMVDRIMEYPERTKMQILAPVISGRKGMHVKVLEDIKKQGYVRVRVNGEMLDLGDEIVLDKNKKHSIEVVIDRIVVKEGISARIADSLETALRLGEGKVIVDVIGEEELLFSENHACPHCGFSIGELEPRMFSFNSPFGACPECDGLGSKLEVDVDLVIPNKELSLKQHAIAPWEPTSSQYYPQLLEAVCNHYGVDMDMPFKDIPPHLIEKVLYGSKGDKIYFRYENDFGQIREGHIEFEGVIRNVERRYKETSSDWIREQMEKYMGEQPCQVCKGHRLKKETLAVLISGRHISQLTELSIEESNQFFNELKLTDKEMQIGKLIFQEIRERLGFLMNVGLDYLSLGRAAGTLSGGEAQRIRLATQIGSKLTGVLYILDEPSIGLHQRDNDRLIGTLQNMRDIGNTLIVVEHDEDTMIAADYLIDIGPGAGIHGGQVIAAGTPAEVMAHPNSLTGQYLSGKRFIPLPIERRKPDGRYIEIKGAAENNLRNVNAKIPLGMFIAVTGVSGSGKSTLINEILLKTLSQKLNRAKTKPGEHKDILGIENLDKVIDIDQSPIGRTPRSNPATYTGVFDDIRDLFSTTNEAKVRGYKKGRFSFNVKGGRCEACRGDGIIKIEMHFLPDVYVPCEVCHGKRYNRETLEVKYKGKSISEILDMTVETAVEFFENVPKISRKLQTIKDVGLGYITLGQPATTLSGGEAQRVKLASELHKRSNGKSFYILDEPTTGLHVDDISRLLVVLQRLVENGDTVLVIEHNLDVIKATDYIIDLGPEGGDKGGTIVATGTPEKVADAPGSYTGKYLKPILERDRLRMKEQIHEKETIGKS
- the uvrB gene encoding excinuclease ABC subunit UvrB; translation: MKDQFELVSKYSPQGDQPEAIRQLVQGINENKRYQTLLGATGTGKTFTVSNVIKEVNKPTLVIAHNKTLAGQLYSEFKEFFPNNAVEYFVSYYDYFQPEAYVPSTDTFIEKDSSVNDEIDKLRHSATSSLFERKDVIVIASVSCIYGLGSPEEYRNMVLSLRKEMEIERNHLLHRLVDIQYERNDIDFKRGTFRVRGDVVEIFPVSRDEHCIRVEFFGDEIERIREVDALTGEIIAEREHVAIFPASHFVTGEEKLNKAIENIEKELEERLAELREDNKLLEAQRLEQRTRYDLEMMREMGFCSGIENYSRHLTLRPAGSTPYTLIDYFPEDFLMVVDESHVTLPQVRGMFNGDRARKQVLVDHGFRLPSALDNRPLTFDEFEKHVHNAIFVSATPGPYEIEHTPEMVQQIIRPTGLLDPTIEIRPIEGQIDDIIAEIHERIKVNERVLITTLTKKMSEDLTDYLKEIGIKVQYLHSEVKTLERIEIIRELRLGKYDVLVGINLLREGLDIPEVSLITILDADKEGFLRSERSLIQTIGRAARNSNGHVILYADKITNSMEIAINVTRERRKIQEEYNKKHGITPMTIQKGIREAIRATHAAEEQEDYKPAASFGKMSKKDRDKLIATMEKEMKAEAKALNFERAAELRDLLLELKAEG